GTTTAGCTATTTTTACACTTTGGCTAGGAGCGGAAAAATGCTAGGATCAGCACAAATGATTCGTTTTATCCAAAGAGATGAGGTAACGCATTTGATTTTATTCCAAAACATGATCAACGCTTTAAGGAATGAAAGAGCGGATCTATTCACGCCAAAATTGATTAACGAAGTCATAGGAATGTTTAAAAAAGCGGTAGAAATTGAAGCCTTGTGGGGGGATTATATCACGCAAGGCAAGATTTTAGGGCTCACTTCAAGTTTGATTGAGCAATACATCCAGTTTTTAGCAGATAGCCGTTTGAGTAAGGTGGGTATCGCTAAAGTTTATGGCGTCCAACACCCCATTAAATGGGTAGAGAGCTTTTCAAGTTTCAATGAGCAACGCTCTAATTTCTTTGAGGCTAGGGTGAGCAATTACGCTAAAGGGAGCGTGAGTTTTGATGATTTTTAAGGGCTTGTTTGAATAGTATCAAAAACCATTTGATGTGTGAAGAAATCAATAAGCGTTTCAATTTGCACCCCAAAGTGAGAGAGGCTATGGAAAGCATTGAAAGGGAGGTTTTTGTGCCAGCCCCCTTTAAACACTTTGCCTACACTTTAAACGCGCTTTCTATGCAAGCGCAACAATACATTTCTTCGCCCTTAACCGTGGCCAAAATGACGCAATATTTAGAAATCGATCATGTGGATAGCGTGCTAGAAATTGGCTGCGGGAGCGGCTATCAAGCGGCGGTGCTGTCTCAAATTTTCAGGCGCGTTTTTAGCGTTGAAAGGATTGAAAGCCTGTATTTAGAAGCGCGTTTGCGCCTTAAAAATCTCGGTTTAGACAACGTTCATGTTAAATTCGCTGATGGGAATAAGGGTTGGGATCAATACGCCCCCTATGATAGGATTTTGTTCTCTGCTTGCGCTAAAAATATCCCCCAAGCGCTTATTGATCAGCTTGAAGAAGGCGGGATATTAGTCGCGCCCATTCAAGAAAACAACGAGCAAGTGATCAAACGCTTTGTGAAGCAAAATAACGCTTTGCACGTCCAAAAAGTGCTAGAAAAATGCTCGTTTGTGCCTGTTGTAGATGGGGTGCAATAAAGAATGAAAAAAGATTAAAGCATGGTTAAACACTATCTTTTTATGGCGGTTTCGCAGGTCTTTTTCTCCTTCTTTTTAGTGCTGTTTTTTATCTCTTCCATTGTGTTATTAATCAGTATTGCAAGCGTAACGCTCGTGATTAAAGTGAGCTTTTTGGACTTAGTGCAACTCTTTTTGTATTCCTTGCCAGGAACCATTTTTTTTATTTTGCCGATCACTTTTTTTGCAGCTTGCGCTTTGGGGCTTTCAAGGCTTAGCTATGACCATGAATTGTTGGTGTTTTTCTCTTTAGGGGTTTCGCCTAAAAAAATGACTAAAGCGTTTGTGCCTTTAAGTTTGTTAGTGAGTGCGATTT
This DNA window, taken from Helicobacter pylori, encodes the following:
- the pcm gene encoding protein-L-isoaspartate O-methyltransferase, with protein sequence MNSIKNHLMCEEINKRFNLHPKVREAMESIEREVFVPAPFKHFAYTLNALSMQAQQYISSPLTVAKMTQYLEIDHVDSVLEIGCGSGYQAAVLSQIFRRVFSVERIESLYLEARLRLKNLGLDNVHVKFADGNKGWDQYAPYDRILFSACAKNIPQALIDQLEEGGILVAPIQENNEQVIKRFVKQNNALHVQKVLEKCSFVPVVDGVQ